A single region of the Lineus longissimus chromosome 14, tnLinLong1.2, whole genome shotgun sequence genome encodes:
- the LOC135499228 gene encoding uncharacterized protein LOC135499228, whose product MSVSVSGPMSMSDESKDDHEDAVILNNEPLPDSNLRNLLAVQDLEFLQSLASDQGRESDRRQAQLNMRMARTQRRRRAAAQEERKELLFILLKDPAHHLL is encoded by the exons ATGAGTGTGAGTGTGAGT GGGCCAATGTCTATGTCTGATGAGAGTAAAGATGATCACGAGGATGCCGTTATCCTGAATAATGAG CCGCTGCCCGACAGTAATTTGAGGAATCTGCTTGCAGTTCAAGATTTGGAATTTTTGCAGAGCCTCGCTTCTGATCAAGGAAGG GAATCAGATAGAAGACAAGCGCAGTTGAATATGAGGATGGCTCGAACACAAAGGAGGAGGAGAGCAGCTGCTCAAGAAGAGAGGAAAGAG CTCCTGTTTATTTTGTTGAAGGATCCAGCTCATCACCTGCTGTGA